CACCACTGACGCAGCCTCAGCACCCCCCTGACAACATTCCAGTAGTCTGTTTGTTGGTTGGAGTGACGCACATCATTTTGGGCCACTGGGCATGTGTGGTCTGTTTGTGTTGACCTATTTCATTGTGGCCGATGGGCACAAGTCCCCAGTGCGTTTAGTAACTGTTAAATTCTGCCACGCAATCATCCATTATCAGCACCCCCTGCTCAAAATCTTCCTGCAGCCATGTTCAGCCGTTATCTTAGAGGATTAGGGTGGTCCATTGGTTATCTTAGAGGATTAGGGTGGTCCATTGGTTATCTTAGAGGATTAGGGTAGTCCAGTGGTCTAAAACCACTGCCTCTGCTGAAGTGTGAATTGCTTTGAATGATAGTGGCCAAAACCACGGTTTTCAGTAATGCTTTGTGTTGCGCGCTTCAAAGGGGTATATGGATGAAAATGCGCTTTGCTACCTATTCATTCCTTAACTGCATCTATCGCTACCTGATGGTGCAAACTGGCAGCAGTGCATCCCCCAAGTGGGTGCCAAACATCAGAATTAGAagaataatacatgggattaaAGGAGGATAGAATCAACCAACAACATTGCGGTTTATAGAAAAGGGCAATAAGTCCAATTCATTTTATAGAAAAGTGCCATCCAGGATTATTGCCCCACTCTGTataaactgataaaaaaaatacttttttataggCTTGGTCTTAAACTCAAGATATGAAAGAAATCAAATCTTTAACTGAGGTGAAATTGTTCAAAAACAACTTTGTAATCAATGAATACATACAGTTCTGAAAAAAAATCTTAGTAATTTTATATGAAGTAAATAGATTGTTGGGTTGTAGGTGCTTGTTGGCTTGGAAATTCATATGAAGTAAATAGCTTGTTGGCTTGGAGGTGAAATCTAACTTCTGCATTTCTTCAACTGTTATCCTTGGATAATTTGTTTACCTCTTGAACCATCCTCTTCGCTATGTGTTGGGGCTAAATACACAGGGGTCCTCTTCAAGGCACATTCTACACAGCTTCATTTAGTTTAAACTTTTTTGCCATGATAGTCAGGGTTATTTTGAGGCTTTATTTCATGGCCATTGCCTAatttatgaaggtcaacaacaatttatctgatttcatttttgtgttattttaccTTCCCCATGTAGATAGATGAATAAGGTTTGGCAtatgtgtcacctcatattcatacctcagtgaaacaggaaatgaTGGATGACCACTTAATAGTTCCTAATGACTCaggtgaacatttaaaaaatagatgGAATGATACTACTATTTGTTTTGGTTCATAAGAATTACACTAATcatgttttggagaaaaatataaaaaaaattattttgagcaatactctctcatcttcatccacttatccggtatcgggtcgcgggggcagcagctccagcaggggaccccaaacttcccttttctgagccacatttgccagctctgactgagGGATCcggaggcgttcccaggccagtgtcaaaatataatctctccacctagtcctgggcctaccccgaggtctcctcccagctggacgtgcctggaacacctccctagggagacgtcctgggggcatccttaccagatgcccgaaccacctcaactggctaatttcgatgcaaaggagccaGTACTACTTCAGTTAAATAttgaattttatattttgagTTAAATTTTGCTGataaaaaactatttacatTTGGATAGccttttttaatcatatttaaCATGTGGGACATTATTTCTGTAGGGCACAGTTATGAATTAAAATACAACTGGAAGTGTGATTATTGGCAACTAAAACATTTAGACCAATAAAAATCTAATGCATGTTAAATGCTTAActttgattaattaattaattgattaatttgaaacattaattGTAACATTTaggaataaaatgtataatgttccCCATTAGCTACATCCAaaagcagcagctactcttcctggggtccaccaaaaacattcaacaaaactgaaaatacaACATACACAAATAGATAGCAAACACAGAACATAATACATGTACAAATGTAAAAGTGGACTCGAGTTTAGAGTCTGAACTCGGAGGTAACGTTCTATCCATTTTGGCCTTCTTTAATAAAAGCAAGGACAAAACAACTATTGGCATTGTACCAGGTTTTAGAATCCCCTGCTGAAAGGTTTCTGTGAATTTGTCCACAAAAGACCAGAGCTTGTCTTTGATGACGTGACCTTGGTcttatattttaatttcttaGAAGTGAACGACATGGGGCACCTCTCTCACACGCAAAGCATCTTCCCATTTCTGTCCCCTCTGTACCCCTCTGTACCCCTCTgtacccctcctccccctcctcctttctACAGCTCTGTTTGTTTACAccgactctctctctctcttatcagCTCTTTTAGTATTCCAACTGCTCCTCCTTAGTGAGGGGAtagcagagagggagaagcaATCTGCTGCAGAAATCTCAATACAGCATTTAATCTAAACAAATGTGCCCTGTAATTGCCAGGGGGCGAAATGGCACATTCTATTACTGTAAATGAAAATTGAaactgtccctccctcccttctcccccttGCCTCCATTTTTGTGTATCCTTCAGCTGCTCTTTCTTTGCATCTCTTACCTGTAAAGGAGGGTGGGGGGAGGTCCCCTTTCATTCAGAGTGAGTGCCTATTCCCCTGCTGTCGGCTCTCTTTGTGATGAATATTATAACCATAAGAAAACCCCAATGCCATCTCCGTTCCAAAGCAATTTAATTACTTCAAGCTGAGATAGGAATGAAAATACGGCAGCCTACTCCAGTAATTCCATTTTCTCTCCGTATTAAGAGACAGGTTAAGGAAAATCCGGAGGGGGTCCAGAGATGGACCGTATTCGATATGATGCTTACTTACATTCCTTTTTCTCTGTTCCGTACTGTTCCAGGTGCCAGTGGTGTCAGTCCAGCAGCCCAGCACAGAGACCCTGACCACGGGCAGTGACAGACTGCTGCTGGCCCAGAGTCAGGGGGATCTCAAGGTGAGCAGCTGTCCCACAAACAAACCACTAAACCTAAACCCACTCCACTGGTGGAGTCCTAAATGCCACCCGGTTTTCTGTCTGGTACGCTACTTTCATCACTCAAAAATACCactgttttagaaaaaaaagctTCTTCAGTAAAATTACGTGTTGATATTTGCCTTAGGAAGGCAACCCTGTAAGTAGGTTCAATGATATTCCAAAATGTTGCGCAAACTCTCATTCTGTTGCAGCTGATTGTACAGCATATCAACAattttacatttgaatatttttttaaaaaggcTAAAATTTGAACAAgcttattaaataaaattacaaagctACAGTATTGTTGCTTCAAATCAGTCAAAATCACACCCATAATTTACCAGCAGGCTTTATTGCAAATGGATGTTCAGGGTTGTTTTTCTCAGTGCATATGACATGGTTAATCAATCATCATGCAACAAAagaagaaatattttttgttgggATAAATCCAATCTGCTAGTGTTTGTACATATAGCACCAATCACTGAAATGGCTCATTCAGTTTATATGATATAGTCTTGATGATCAGTCATTGCTGGCCCGGCAGGAATTCTCAATATAGGTTGTGGCATGTTGTTAGATAGATTTTAATAGGAATTACAAGAAATTGTGACCAAAGGGCATTACGGTTAATTCCACATACAATTGTATTACAACAAGCTTGGATTATATTTTGAGTTTGTATAGCAATTGAATCAAAGTTTcaacaaacaaaatcacaatTCTCTAGCAGCTGGTTGCTTTACACgttgaataaaatatatattttttattttatttattatgttaaCTCCCCTAGTGATCTAACACTGGCCTTCccatttcttatttttgaaTCAACcacaaatcaaacaaatgttAAGAGTCTTGTCCAGTGTTCTTGCTTCACCACACCACAGGTTTAAGTTCCTCATATTTTCCCCCAACCAAGCCCCTCTGTAAGGTTCCTTCTCAAAGTATTTGTGTCTTAGTGTTTGTGTAAACTAGGCTATATATGTCTAGAATGTtacacatgaaaagataaaaagaaataaactgtaaattatttaaaaatgtcagttATATGCAGCTTATATGGAGCAAGCCTGCATGCAATCGATACTCCCTGTTAGGAATAACAAGCTTTCATTCCTCTTTCAGAAAGGAGTGAATGGCTGATTTTATATGAAATTGTCAACCTGTTACACTCTTTGGCTCATAAAATCCATTAAATAGGCATTAAATAGTCACCCATTTAGCCTCTTGAGATGGCTGAGATTTCTTTCAGTAAACATAATGTATGAACATTTCTGTGAAATAAAACATAGTTTTCTTTTAGCAAGTTACTTTCTTATAAAATACCAAAGGGGTGTAAAAACTCTGCAACTGTAGAATCCGACTGAGAAACAAGtggaagaaaggaaagagacCCTGTAAACTCGAAGCTGAGGTCCACTGGTATCTTGTTGTCAGGCAGGAACAGGAGATGTCAAATTGAATATAGATTTTAGTTTCACCTATAAAGAAGCTCTTGccccctttctttttcttcattcatctcctctcttccttcattTTAAAGAGGGAGGCTTTAGTTGAATCAGACAAATGTGTTTTCCTCGGGTGAtgatttctctctgccccaAAGTCTTTAAGCAAACTCAACCTATTCCACGGACTCCATTTCATTTTGTGCCCCCTCCATTTATCCCTAGGGTCATATGGATGAATATAGTatgtgggacattttgggtcaaTTTAAGGTTAATGCACTTCCCCTTGAGTCCATAACGCTAACCTGTCAAACATGTTAATGGAGTTCATGATCAAAAGGCTGGTTTAGAATATAAAGCTTCTCCCAGGATTGACCatgagtagtaaatgtagggtataatgtgtcagaaccctaaggcccatttgttaatcatcaaacataacccacctgttataacactagtctggtttgcgcatcagacgttgtaaaacatcaaacaccgacacatcaatgtaatcatgaatcacaaagtcaccggacatgcatacgtcactcctgaagtcccgccctaacatacgtcatacaggaagtcccaccctaacacacgtcacaacggaagtcccaccatacaaaccggatgtcccgcccacctgtcacatcaatctggaagtcccaccctccatgcccataaatcaccattctgacacgttataccctacatttactactatcatgtatttcttttatttagCTTTATCTCAATCcattactttattttttatttattttttcagagaTTCAGATGACCAGCTAATGCAGTACTACTTGCCCCCCCAGTGTCTGTGGTCTTAATGAACCATGAGTAgaataaagaaatgtattaaCTGCCTGACTGAATCCCAAACAGTTTGTTTTCCCACCCCCATGTCCTGAGCTAAGGTCTGCGTCACTCCCAGATCCCCCTAGGCTCCTCTGATCCAATTGGCGCTCCCATACAGATTCTATATACATACTGCATATATATGGTCTTATCAGAGCTCCCAGGTGTAGACTCTGAATTTAGTTGGTAGACGTAAATCATTGCTTCAGAAAAGGCACTTCTGCGACGTGGCAGAGAAGGGTTTTCAAAGTCACCCCACTTGACTGGATTTGTCAAATTGACACGCAATGGCTCCACTTGGCAGAGACGAAAGGAGATTGAAAAGGCGAAAACAATGTGCGGTTTATGCTTAGGTAATCAAAATGTCCCTCCTGTAGAAACCAGGCCTGCCGCCTAGATTAATCAAATTGACATGCCAAGGCTTTGTGAAACACCAGTGGTGTAGTAGTAGGAATAACGACAGTGGAAGACAATGAATGGCCTGTATTAGCTAAACACTGAGCTCTGTCCCACACCCCTCATCACCTGTCTTAATTTAAGAATCCCTGGAGGTCCCAACTACTTTCTTTAACAGATTGGCAGCTTTCCAGGAAGtggggatgaggaggagggcGGAAAGACAGGAGAATAATCAGTGAGAATTTTCTCACTGATTACAGAattaattgcttctttaattaaAGATAAAGACAGCTTCCTAAGGTTGGCTGCCCACGTGTAACAGAGGTTGGCTGGTTGGCCGGCCATcgtctctctgctcctctctcattctcaaTCTGTCTATCATTTACTCCCACCGCCCCTTCTCATCAGGACTGGCCTGCTCAGAATTCTTAGCATGTCCTCTGGTGCTTTGAGTCACGGGCAACTTGGACAGTAAGAACACTGTAGTACATTCCCTTGAAACATGCTTTGCAGGCCCCTTCAAAAAGTATCCAAGCAGGTTTCATTTGGTTCCAATTACCGTGAAAAGACTGCTGTGCTCAAAGTGTTCAAAGttgatttctttatttctaTTCTTTAAATTTCAGCCGTCTTTAGTTAACTTGAAGTGTTGTTGTTAGTTTGTGGTTTGATGATGAGATCCAACTTAATTTCCTTGCTTATGCAGAGCAATGGGGACCGCATTGAGAACAGGACAGCCAGCTCATCCCGGGCTCCAGTAAACTCCATGGAGGCCCTGTCTCCGTTCTTCAAGAAGAAAGCACACATCCTAGAGGCCCTGCGCCAGCTGGAGGAGTCAGACCCACTTAAGTTTCACTCCTCCACCTGCCTGTTCCCCCACCATGACTTGGGTCAGGCACTGGTCTCCATGGAGAGAGACCAAATGTCCCCTGGGGGATTACTCGCCCCACAGCAGGTTGGAAACCTCTTATCACGTTGCCGCCACTCCAGCTCTGACTCGGACATCCAAGATTACGCCAACGGAGAAGGGGCTGTCCAGGAAGACCATGCCCGGCAtcttcaacaacaaaacaagggCTGTCAGTCGTGTCGGATGCTCTCCCAGAAGAGCAGCTTGGACAGCCTTCTGAAGTGTGCCCAGGGCCATGGTGTCATGCAGCCAGCCAGAGTCGAGTGCCTAAATGGCCAGGCCTGGGAAGAGAACCAGGGGGCTTCAGCACAGAGCTCAGGACCTCCCCACGCACCAGCTCTCCCCCACCACCTCTCTACTGACAGCACAACCCAGTGCTACATGCACAAAACAGCATTGGATTCTGTAGAACATCCTCTAGAATGTCTGGGTTCTTCCGACTCATTCTTCTCCTCACTAATCCAGGCCAACCTCAATGGGATGCTAGCGGATGAGCCCAGAAAggcacagagacacaaagaaaAGCATCTGTCCAGCAAACCTCTGCCTCCACCTCGGGCAGAGGTACAGCTCTCTCAGAGTGAAGATGTTAAGCACAGAGAGGCCATTACAGCAACGTTGCGGAGCCAGAACGCTGACAGTCCAGAGGAGTGCTGCTACCTGGAAGTAGAGGCGGCAGCAGCACACAATGTGACCAACAGCTCGCACACCTCCACCTCACGCACAGACAATATTGCCTCAGAGACTGACCCAGGGTACCATGAGGATCAGGAAGTGAGCAAACAGAACTGCAACGGGCTCTACTTCTCCTCCAGTGAGACATCTGTCTCAGAGAAGGTGGCGGTGGAGTCATACTCTCCAGCACCAGTACCTGATAGGATCAGCTCAGCTCAGGTCCTGCCCCCGTCTGGAAAGAGCAAGCTTCCGCTcagccctccctctccctccccagccCTGGTTGAAGTGAAGCCCTCCCCTATCTCCTCTCCATCCCGGCTACTCAAGTTCCTGAAGATCCCAACAGGAATCAACCAGCCACAACCAGGCAACCCCCTCCGTCTAAGTCCCCAGCTCACGCGCAGCTCCAAGATCCcctgcaggaacaacaacaactATGAGGTGTACCACTCGCCCATCCTGAACCGCAAAGCCACCACCATGGAGAGGGAGAAGCAATCCTACTCCTCGGCCTCCAAAACAGACCCCTACCCTGCTACGCACTCCGCCCCCACCTCCCCACCCAAGCAAGAGGAGTGCCCTAGCCTCCCTTCCACCGCCAAGGAGATTGCTTTCAGCAGCCACTCTGCTCCTAAACCCAGCCGCAGCACAAAGGcacacccctccacctcctctcaggCACACCGGGACTCAGCGAAGGTGCCCCACTATGAGAATGTCTGCCCATCAGATGGGACGCCTCGGTTTCTGGAAGGTCTTAGGACGTCTCAGTACCTAATTCATCCCGAACCCGAGGGGCCTGTAGAGAAGGAACAGCAGCAGGATGAGAAACTCCTCAGCCCCCCATCTCCACAGCCCCCTGACTCATCCCAGGTTATGGCTGACCAGGATTTCTCTGACCAAGACACAGACCAGGACACTGACTCAGAGAGCCCTGTCTGGCACAAGTCCCATCAACACTTCAGCCTCCCATTGTCTTCATCCGCCGTCTGTAAAGCGCCCAGTAGACGCCCCAGCTACTCCAGCATGAGGGACATGCAGCAGGAGCACAGCACAGCTCTGGAGCTGAGCCCGCAGAACTGTGAACTTGCCCCGCCAACACAGTCTGCTACCAGGCGAGGTGACCCATCGCCTGGATCTTCCACCCCCAAGAGACAGGTCAAACCCCATGGTGAGTCCAGTCACCACCCCTTCAAAGAGCGCCTAGCTGCTTTAGGGAAACTGAAGACCACAGAGGACCTGTCAGGAGGTACACAGTCCATGGACAAGAAGGATGCACAAAGTAAGGTTGGTAAACCTCCCACTAACAATATTGAGAAGAGCAAGACCGCTGAAAGGCAGAGTGAGAAAACTAGTGCAGAGCAGTACAAAAATCAGAAATACACTGACTCCCTGGATGGGAAACCCTACCCTAAAACTAGCTTTAGCATTCACCCTAGGGTGCCTGCTGCAATACATGAATCAGGCACCAAATCATCAGCTACCTCATCATCGATACCCAAGGAGCAGGAGACATTGTTTCCTACCCGAATGTATGTAGCGAAAGCAGAGGGTCCAAAGATCAAAATGGGCACATCATCCTCTAACACAGAGACCCCTCCAGTGGTACGGAACTATGGGAAATGCCCTATCACTCAGAGCCACCAGATTAAAACTGCCCCCAGCCCCCAAAACAGTCCCACTAAAGTCCCGTCAAAGTCACCTTCGAAGGTTGGCCAGGCTTCCTCTTACCCCAGAGGAGTCAAACCTATTCACGAGGAGCGCGCCCTAGCTCCGAGACACCAGGCTCGGCCAGAGGACAAAGGCAAGGTCAGTACTGGCAAGAAGACCTTCATCCATGCAGAGAGccttccacctcctcctctcccaccgCGGTCATCTACAGAAGCCACCGCTAAAGAGGACAAGAAGCCGTATTCGTCTGGTCCATCTGTGCCCCACTCAGCCATCGAGCAGAAGGTCATGCGCGGTATTGAGGAGAATATGCTGAAGCTGCAGGAGCAGGACCGGGGCCAGGTAGCTGAGCCCAAACATAAGGCATCCAACGGCATCGCCAGCTGGTTTGGCCTGAGGAAGAGTAAGCTTCCCGCCCTCAGCCGCAAACCAGAGGTGTCCAAGCTCAAAATCAACATGCCGTCCTCTTCTTCGTTGTCCTCTGCCGCTGGCGGAGTGGCTAGGGACCCTAAGACAGGTGGTCCTCGGAAG
This sequence is a window from Esox lucius isolate fEsoLuc1 chromosome 17, fEsoLuc1.pri, whole genome shotgun sequence. Protein-coding genes within it:
- the LOC105016953 gene encoding nck-associated protein 5-like isoform X3 — protein: MESEDSELRECDDPFESEEGDVEPYLEPQRSRELMERLRELEAENSALALANESQREAYERCLDEVANHVVQALLNQKDLREECIKLKMRVFDLERQNRTLTELFAQKLHPQSIPLPQVPVVSVQQPSTETLTTGSDRLLLAQSQGDLKSNGDRIENRTASSSRAPVNSMEALSPFFKKKAHILEALRQLEESDPLKFHSSTCLFPHHDLGQALVSMERDQMSPGGLLAPQQVGNLLSRCRHSSSDSDIQDYANGEGAVQEDHARHLQQQNKGCQSCRMLSQKSSLDSLLKCAQGHGVMQPARVECLNGQAWEENQGASAQSSGPPHAPALPHHLSTDSTTQCYMHKTALDSVEHPLECLGSSDSFFSSLIQANLNGMLADEPRKAQRHKEKHLSSKPLPPPRAEVQLSQSEDVKHREAITATLRSQNADSPEECCYLEVEAAAAHNVTNSSHTSTSRTDNIASETDPGYHEDQEVSKQNCNGLYFSSSETSVSEKVAVESYSPAPVPDRISSAQVLPPSGKSKLPLSPPSPSPALVEVKPSPISSPSRLLKFLKIPTGINQPQPGNPLRLSPQLTRSSKIPCRNNNNYEVYHSPILNRKATTMEREKQSYSSASKTDPYPATHSAPTSPPKQEECPSLPSTAKEIAFSSHSAPKPSRSTKAHPSTSSQAHRDSAKVPHYENVCPSDGTPRFLEGLRTSQYLIHPEPEGPVEKEQQQDEKLLSPPSPQPPDSSQVMADQDFSDQDTDQDTDSESPVWHKSHQHFSLPLSSSAVCKAPSRRPSYSSMRDMQQEHSTALELSPQNCELAPPTQSATRRGDPSPGSSTPKRQVKPHGESSHHPFKERLAALGKLKTTEDLSGGTQSMDKKDAQSKVGKPPTNNIEKSKTAERQSEKTSAEQYKNQKYTDSLDGKPYPKTSFSIHPRVPAAIHESGTKSSATSSSIPKEQETLFPTRMYVAKAEGPKIKMGTSSSNTETPPVVRNYGKCPITQSHQIKTAPSPQNSPTKVPSKSPSKVGQASSYPRGVKPIHEERALAPRHQARPEDKGKVSTGKKTFIHAESLPPPPLPPRSSTEATAKEDKKPYSSGPSVPHSAIEQKVMRGIEENMLKLQEQDRGQVAEPKHKASNGIASWFGLRKSKLPALSRKPEVSKLKINMPSSSSLSSAAGGVARDPKTGGPRKVVESLNISKLMEKAEDLRKALEEERAYVNGVGMERSAMDPAQGQLSLVYRGVTTDNFMQQLLNRVDERGAIPTPFGMAHRRLSFDSKKSQPIFSHQRNGISHTKSRDEMDQGSVLIGKDEVASDESFAESISSQHFTGSGASMRTLDSGIGTFPMPDYASSAAGKSIPKGKLQGEQGCPGSQGKHGAIMKVPRKARTLERELSSLDEVNSSVLYGTGLEGKGPNMHVSNTIHEDIDSYGAQMQNPTTKNWTFPNLKGSTGASDVYLDMQGEPGSQGTPSRRSLKQCAPQGLPAAESRHLPPPAQTGISWRGKGRTPSTTDTGKDVGLELVKERSEDILSPRETPDSLSDSLYDSLSSCGSQG